The Candidatus Zixiibacteriota bacterium genome has a window encoding:
- a CDS encoding superoxide dismutase, protein MAFTLPELPYALDALKPFISEEQMRFHYGKHHAAYFTKLNGLVDGKPESELPLRDLVIKSTGGVFNNAAQAWNHSFFWNCMSPSGGGQPTGELLKAIERDFGSVKAFNEAFSNAAAGLFGSGWAWLASDKSGKLEIMALSNADMPLKHDREPILTLDVWEHAYYIDYRNERPRFIAGFWDAVNWDYAAKIYAARRG, encoded by the coding sequence ATGGCATTCACGTTACCCGAGTTGCCGTATGCGCTGGATGCGCTCAAGCCGTTTATTTCCGAAGAGCAGATGCGCTTCCATTACGGGAAGCATCATGCCGCCTATTTCACGAAGCTCAACGGTCTCGTGGACGGGAAGCCGGAGTCGGAATTGCCGTTGCGCGATCTGGTGATCAAATCCACCGGTGGCGTGTTCAACAACGCCGCGCAGGCGTGGAATCATAGTTTCTTCTGGAATTGTATGTCGCCATCGGGCGGTGGCCAGCCGACGGGCGAGCTGCTCAAGGCGATTGAGCGGGACTTTGGGAGTGTCAAGGCGTTCAACGAGGCGTTCTCCAATGCCGCCGCCGGTCTTTTCGGGTCGGGGTGGGCGTGGTTGGCCTCGGACAAGAGCGGAAAGCTGGAGATCATGGCGCTCTCAAATGCCGACATGCCACTGAAGCATGATCGGGAGCCGATCCTGACGCTCGATGTCTGGGAGCACGCGTACTATATCGACTATCGCAATGAGCGCCCCCGCTTCATCGCCGGCTTCTGGGATGCGGTGAATTGGGACTACGCGGCCAAGATCTACGCCGCGCGACGGGGCTGA